In Streptomyces capitiformicae, one genomic interval encodes:
- a CDS encoding pentapeptide repeat-containing protein, translating into MAGVLIGAAGLAVLGVVLVVLPGMVVDHDLAGASVAAQDRLKAVNDVRTTLLQAIGGLVLLFGAYATWRQLRVSQDGLRATQEGYVTDRFSRAVDQLGSDNLDVRIGGLHALWRIAEHSARDREAVISIQAAYLRTHLPWPPADPDASTADTHINDVAPLEVRAADAQVALTGLGVVLQNPRQQSWVNLSVTDLRRADCDGLWLHEVNLDRSCMEAAGLYHANLTQASLVSVNLRHADLTTAILRRARLALADLRGAKLVETDLRDADFTGADLREANLRKADARGAVLHRADLRMADLRGTDLTTADLTEARLTGALTSEHTRWPADFDPTTTGVLRTPDPGPEPPPLLQPPGITTQHPPLRSMS; encoded by the coding sequence ATCGCGGGCGTGTTGATCGGGGCGGCAGGGCTGGCCGTCCTGGGTGTGGTGCTCGTCGTGCTGCCGGGCATGGTGGTCGACCACGACCTCGCCGGAGCGAGCGTCGCCGCGCAAGACCGGCTGAAAGCGGTGAACGACGTCCGCACGACGCTGCTCCAGGCCATCGGCGGTCTGGTCCTGCTCTTCGGCGCGTACGCCACCTGGCGGCAACTGCGGGTCAGCCAAGACGGTCTGCGCGCGACCCAGGAGGGTTATGTCACCGACCGCTTCAGCCGGGCGGTCGACCAACTCGGCAGCGACAACCTGGACGTACGCATCGGCGGACTCCACGCGCTGTGGCGGATCGCCGAGCACTCGGCACGCGACCGCGAGGCGGTCATCTCGATCCAGGCCGCGTACCTGCGTACGCACCTGCCGTGGCCGCCGGCCGACCCCGATGCGTCGACGGCCGACACACACATCAACGACGTGGCACCACTGGAGGTTCGCGCCGCCGACGCCCAGGTGGCCCTCACCGGCCTGGGCGTCGTGCTGCAGAACCCCCGGCAACAGTCCTGGGTGAACCTCAGCGTCACGGACCTGCGCCGCGCCGACTGTGACGGCCTGTGGCTGCACGAGGTCAACCTCGACCGGTCCTGCATGGAGGCGGCAGGCCTCTACCACGCCAACCTCACCCAGGCCTCACTCGTCTCCGTCAACCTCCGGCACGCCGACCTCACGACGGCGATCCTGCGCCGAGCGCGGCTCGCCCTGGCCGACCTCCGGGGCGCGAAGCTCGTCGAAACGGACCTGCGCGACGCGGACTTCACCGGGGCCGACCTCCGCGAGGCCAACCTCCGCAAGGCCGACGCGCGCGGCGCCGTACTCCACCGGGCCGACCTCCGCATGGCCGACCTGCGCGGCACCGACCTCACCACCGCCGACCTCACCGAGGCCCGTCTCACCGGAGCCCTGACCAGTGAACACACCCGCTGGCCCGCCGACTTCGACCCCACCACCACCGGCGTTCTCCGCACTCCCGACCCCGGCCCCGAACCCCCACCCCTGCTTCAGCCGCCGGGCATCACGACTCAGCATCCGCCGCTGCGGTCGATGTCCTGA
- a CDS encoding FAD-binding and (Fe-S)-binding domain-containing protein, whose amino-acid sequence MTEFGGTKSRGDEGRAGGRARAGGDVDVHGLRAALVAAVGGEVDFGVTARALMTMDASNYRRVPLGVVAPRDADDVAAVLSVCREQGVPVVARGGGTSIAGQATGTGVVLDFTRHMNRLVSLDPEARTAVVQPGLVLDRLQEAAAPHGLRFGPDPSTHSRCTLGGMIGNNSCGAHSVAWGTTADSVRQLSVLDGRGEARRPGRDWAGAPDGLRPLVERELARLRTGFPDLPRRISGYALDALLPERGADVARFFCGSEGTLGVLTEAVVRLVEAPRARALAVLAYADESAAAEAAPGLLQPGPLTVEGMAADLVPPGTAGLPRGGAWLFVETGGETTAEARANAEAIVRAADSAASLVDSLVVTDPAAQRALWRVREDASGTATRMPGGGGPSRSSGAESGGEAWPGWEDCAVPPARLGAYLRDFRGLLRAHDLRGTPYGHFGDGCIHVRIDFDLLTGPGIARFRRFSEELAELVVAHGGSLSGEHGDGQARAELLPKMYGPEMVGLFEQVKAVWDPDDLLNPGMLVHPAPLDSNLRFAVLPRGRPPVPVVFGYPEDGGDFSAAVRRCVGVAKCRTTEVSPASGAVMCPSFRATGEEEHSTRGRARLLHEMLAGEVVTDGWRSPEVRDALDLCLSCKGCRSDCPVGVDMATYKAEFLHHHYAGRRRPAAHYAMGRLPVWLRLIARTRTARVVNFLASVGPLARAAKRLGGIAEERELPRLASVPFSRWYLRWLRERVEEEKATQGEMIEGEAIEGEVIEGDPLGGRSLDPEELADAIAEAGWEQEDGEDGEDGEDGEDDEDDEDDEDDEDDDGYESPEMVLLWTDTFTEYLSPSVGQAALRVLEAAGLHVIVPPTLRMRRKPSWLKRMEAGEEVSLTQWKLTRALFSMRQGRVCCGLTYISTGQLDHARAVLRRTLDMLEMFLDPIPARILAEDPDLAPKPSPIPIPIPIVVLEPSCAATLRTDLPELLPDDPRAARLAASVVTFAEALDRYAPNWTPPVLDRPVVGQTHCHQHAVLGDAPDRRLRAAAGLTGDLSGGCCGLAGNFGFEKGHYDVSVACAEDQLLPAVRAAADDAVLMADGFSCRTQLEQLAGRRGLHMAEVLAEGLAERARGGADRPEA is encoded by the coding sequence ATGACGGAATTCGGGGGCACGAAGAGTCGTGGGGACGAGGGCCGGGCCGGCGGCCGGGCCCGGGCCGGCGGCGACGTGGACGTACACGGTCTGCGGGCCGCGCTGGTGGCGGCCGTGGGCGGCGAGGTCGACTTCGGCGTGACCGCGCGGGCGCTGATGACGATGGACGCGTCCAACTACCGGAGGGTGCCGCTCGGCGTGGTCGCGCCCCGGGACGCGGACGACGTGGCGGCCGTCCTGTCGGTGTGCCGTGAGCAGGGCGTGCCGGTCGTGGCGCGCGGCGGCGGTACGTCGATCGCCGGGCAGGCCACCGGTACGGGCGTGGTGCTGGACTTCACCCGGCACATGAACCGGCTGGTGTCGCTCGACCCCGAGGCGCGTACGGCCGTGGTCCAGCCGGGCCTCGTCCTGGACCGCCTCCAGGAGGCCGCCGCCCCGCACGGCCTCCGCTTCGGCCCGGATCCGTCCACCCACAGCCGCTGCACCCTGGGCGGCATGATCGGCAACAACTCCTGCGGCGCGCACTCGGTGGCCTGGGGTACGACGGCGGACAGCGTGCGGCAGCTGTCCGTGCTCGACGGCAGGGGGGAGGCGCGGAGACCGGGCCGGGACTGGGCGGGCGCACCCGATGGCCTCCGGCCTTTGGTGGAGCGGGAGTTGGCGCGGCTGCGCACCGGCTTCCCCGACCTGCCCCGCCGTATCTCGGGCTACGCGCTCGACGCCCTGCTCCCCGAGCGGGGCGCGGACGTGGCCCGCTTCTTCTGCGGTTCGGAGGGCACGCTCGGGGTGCTCACGGAGGCGGTCGTACGACTCGTCGAGGCACCACGCGCGCGTGCCCTGGCCGTGCTGGCGTACGCCGACGAGAGCGCGGCGGCCGAGGCGGCGCCCGGACTGCTGCAGCCCGGCCCGCTGACGGTGGAGGGCATGGCGGCCGACCTGGTGCCACCGGGGACGGCCGGGCTGCCGCGCGGCGGGGCCTGGCTCTTCGTGGAGACCGGCGGCGAGACGACCGCCGAGGCCCGGGCGAACGCCGAGGCGATCGTGCGCGCGGCGGACTCGGCCGCGTCGCTCGTGGACTCGCTGGTGGTGACCGACCCCGCCGCCCAGCGCGCCCTGTGGCGTGTCCGAGAGGACGCGAGCGGTACGGCGACCCGCATGCCGGGCGGTGGGGGTCCCTCCCGCTCGAGCGGAGCCGAGAGTGGGGGAGAGGCCTGGCCGGGGTGGGAGGACTGCGCGGTGCCGCCCGCCCGACTGGGCGCCTACCTACGGGACTTCCGGGGCCTGCTGCGGGCCCACGACCTGCGCGGCACGCCCTACGGCCACTTCGGCGACGGCTGCATCCACGTCCGCATCGACTTCGACCTGCTGACCGGGCCGGGCATCGCCCGCTTCCGCCGCTTCTCGGAGGAGCTGGCGGAGCTGGTCGTCGCGCACGGCGGCTCCCTCTCCGGCGAACACGGCGACGGCCAGGCCCGGGCCGAGCTGTTGCCGAAGATGTACGGCCCCGAGATGGTCGGGCTGTTCGAGCAGGTGAAGGCGGTCTGGGACCCCGACGACCTCCTCAACCCCGGCATGCTCGTACACCCCGCACCCCTGGACTCCAACCTCCGCTTCGCGGTGCTGCCGCGCGGCAGGCCTCCGGTGCCCGTGGTGTTCGGGTACCCGGAGGACGGCGGCGACTTCTCGGCGGCCGTACGACGATGCGTCGGCGTCGCCAAGTGCCGTACGACCGAGGTGAGTCCGGCATCCGGGGCCGTCATGTGCCCCTCGTTCCGGGCGACGGGCGAGGAGGAGCACTCCACCCGGGGCCGGGCCCGGTTGCTGCACGAGATGCTGGCGGGCGAGGTGGTGACGGACGGCTGGCGCTCGCCGGAGGTACGGGACGCCCTCGACCTCTGTCTGTCCTGCAAGGGCTGCCGCTCCGACTGCCCGGTCGGCGTCGACATGGCCACGTACAAGGCGGAGTTCCTCCACCACCACTACGCGGGCCGCCGCCGCCCCGCCGCCCACTACGCGATGGGCCGGCTGCCGGTGTGGCTCCGCCTGATCGCCCGTACGCGCACGGCCCGCGTCGTCAACTTCCTCGCCTCGGTCGGCCCGTTGGCGCGGGCGGCGAAACGGCTGGGCGGGATCGCGGAGGAACGGGAGCTGCCGAGGCTGGCGTCGGTGCCGTTCAGCCGGTGGTATCTGCGATGGCTGAGGGAGCGGGTTGAGGAGGAGAAGGCGACGCAGGGGGAGATGATCGAGGGCGAGGCGATCGAGGGCGAGGTGATCGAGGGCGATCCGCTCGGTGGCCGATCCCTCGATCCGGAGGAGTTGGCCGACGCCATCGCCGAGGCGGGCTGGGAGCAGGAGGACGGCGAGGACGGCGAGGACGGCGAGGACGGCGAGGACGACGAGGACGACGAGGACGACGAGGACGACGAGGACGACGACGGTTACGAGTCACCGGAGATGGTGCTCCTGTGGACGGACACCTTCACGGAGTACCTCTCGCCGTCCGTGGGGCAGGCCGCCCTGCGGGTCCTGGAGGCCGCCGGACTGCATGTCATCGTGCCGCCGACCCTGCGGATGAGGAGAAAACCGTCCTGGCTGAAGAGGATGGAGGCGGGCGAGGAGGTCTCCCTCACCCAGTGGAAGCTCACCCGTGCCCTGTTCAGCATGCGGCAGGGCCGCGTCTGCTGCGGCCTCACGTACATCTCGACGGGCCAGCTCGACCACGCCCGCGCGGTACTGCGCCGCACCCTCGACATGCTCGAAATGTTCCTCGATCCGATCCCGGCCCGGATACTGGCCGAGGATCCCGACCTCGCCCCGAAGCCGAGCCCCATCCCCATCCCCATCCCCATCGTCGTACTCGAACCGAGCTGCGCCGCCACCCTCCGCACCGACCTCCCCGAACTCCTCCCCGACGACCCCCGCGCCGCCCGACTCGCCGCCTCGGTCGTCACCTTCGCCGAGGCCCTCGACCGGTACGCCCCGAACTGGACCCCTCCCGTCCTCGACCGCCCGGTCGTCGGCCAGACGCACTGCCATCAGCACGCCGTCCTCGGTGACGCCCCCGACCGCCGGCTCCGCGCCGCGGCCGGCCTCACCGGCGACCTGAGCGGCGGCTGTTGCGGCCTGGCCGGCAACTTCGGCTTCGAGAAGGGCCACTACGACGTCTCCGTGGCCTGCGCGGAAGACCAACTCCTTCCGGCGGTACGGGCGGCGGCCGACGACGCGGTACTCATGGCGGACGGCTTCTCATGCCGGACGCAGCTGGAACAGCTGGCGGGGCGGCGGGGGCTGCATATGGCGGAGGTGCTGGCGGAAGGGTTGGCGGAGCGGGCGAGGGGAGGGGCGGATCGGCCGGAGGCCTGA
- a CDS encoding DUF952 domain-containing protein: protein MIHHVVSLAAWNAHPDQPYSPDSLPEDGFVHCSPDEPTTLAVVNAFYRDAPKPLHVLVIDEARLDARVEFEAAVPAPPPGVGADVLFPHVFGPINRDAVVGILAIRWDEQGHATGFTAGLT, encoded by the coding sequence ATGATCCACCACGTCGTGTCCCTCGCCGCCTGGAACGCCCACCCCGACCAGCCCTACTCCCCCGACTCCCTGCCCGAGGACGGCTTCGTCCACTGTTCCCCCGACGAGCCGACCACCCTGGCCGTCGTCAATGCCTTCTACCGCGACGCGCCGAAGCCGTTGCACGTGCTCGTCATCGACGAGGCTCGGCTGGATGCCCGGGTCGAGTTCGAGGCGGCCGTCCCGGCCCCGCCTCCGGGAGTCGGCGCGGACGTTCTGTTCCCGCATGTGTTCGGCCCCATCAACCGCGACGCCGTCGTGGGCATCCTGGCGATCCGGTGGGACGAACAGGGCCACGCGACAGGCTTCACCGCCGGCCTCACCTGA